AATAAAGAGATTTTCTCAACAAAACGATCCTGCACATATGTATtagttacaaaataaaaaatcttccAGAAATAGAGAAATTGATATGACACGAAAGGCAAATCTGACACTAACTcagataaagaaagaaaaaacaaatgatAACAATTTAAGTAAATGTCCTGCTGCTACTTCAGTGAGGTGTTATTTTGAATATAGAAATATTCCAAACCTCTCCCTCAGGAAACACCCCAACTACTATAGCAATATATTCCTTCTGCAGCAATCCAGCCTCAATCTGCAGGAAATACAACTTAGGGTAAAAAGGATCATTTTTGAACAAGtcaaaggaaaataaaaaatttgagaaattagGTTAAGGTGCAGTTATTCTACACTAAAATAGAGGAGAAAAATTGCaactttaatttataaaacaaatttaatacAAGAAGTTAGTATAGATGGGTCGCTTTTACCGGATACTACTCATGTGAAGAAGCTAAACACTGATGTACAAGTCAAAGTAAATCACAGGAAAGAAACCAGGCAGCTATTTAGGCAAAAGCAATGTGGAGAGTCCTCTAGAAGGCCATTACTCAAGCACTAGCCCCTACTATGGAAGGTAGATACAGAGAAGAATATTTTAGGACTACAATAAAAGGGAGACGTTCACTAGTTTGCAATGTGATGATGATGCACATAGCTAGCTAAAGTACTAACCCATCAATAGAAACAGAGTATTAAGCATCTTTGCTGAGTTTCAATGTTTGAATACAAGCTAATAATTGAGGGATTATCAGCATAAAGAATGACTTTGTGTTGAGCACATTGGATCAGAGTACGATAGTAAAGGATTGTGAATATGAAGGAAACAtaatttgaacttttgataGAAAGATAGTTAGCTTCTAGTTAAGCTTACTGATGTATCAACTTTTGCTCGAGTGACATAAAAAAGGGGGTTAAGTGATGAAATGAGTTAACAAATTATTGTTATGTTCAAGCATGACAGTATTATTGAAagaaaaattctcaaataattAAAACAGCAGAAGTTACGATACTTGTTGCCTGAAGCTCTCTGCTTTCTCAGCATTTTTAGCAAATATGAGAAGTCCAGAAACTAGACGGTCTAGTCGATGCACTGCTGTTAGAATAAAATGTATAGTCAAAGGAAACATAAAAGGTTCCAAAGTAGAGCTACTAGATTAACAGGAACACCCATAAAGTATACGAAAATGAGTAGAAGTTGAAACAATTGAAACTAATAGGATACGAAACAGAGGTGCCAACCCATGTTCAGCCTGCAGAATGCCAACAACGGTGTTCTTACGGTATTGACCACATGGATGCACCTATTGATAAAAAGTTCAGCAATTAGGAACTGCTAAGCAAAAGGATGAAACAATCAGCAGGAACCAACCTATCACTCACAAAATATTACACGAGTCTTTTTATTGGACATTTTGCTTGCCCAAGAACAATTGTAATTAAAGCAGGACATAAACAAAATAGCAAAGAAAGAAGCTAGAGAACAAAATTACAGTAAGATATAGAGTAAAAATACTTATAAGTACACAATTTATTTTCAAGATTTCAGGACCCTTTAAATCATCTTCTGCATCTTACAAGCAAGCCGTCATATCATCAATCAATGTCCTTATTGCGCTTTCAACATCCCCCTGTAGAGATGTATTGGACTTGGTTGTGCCAGGCCAACACCATGCACAAGTTCAACCAAAGTCTACACACGAGCTCGACCATAAGCACAGGGAGAACTGTAAATAGCCGACCATGTTAAATTAGAGCCCTTGCCCAGTCTTACACTAAATTGTGAACCAGGCTCAGGTCCAAATTAGTTTCCACTTAATTAAGATCTATTTGGGCTTTACAGGCTCAGGTAAGGGTGTTTTAGCCAAACAACCTTTGATGCTCCTGTTTACCTCCTTTTCCTAACACTATTTTACTCACCAGTACATGCTTTTTATGCATTCTCTTCACATAATCATAATACAAGTTCAAGATTATGAAATTAGAAACATAAAATGAAATTCCATACTGTCATCAAAGTGACTTACCGGAACAGATGCTGGTTTGCAAATGGTTAAGACATCATCTTCATTTTCCAGGATCAACACCTCTCCAACCATTACCGGAGGTTCATGCCTGAAAAGGTTATCACTCTAATGAGATGTCACCAACGAACTCTGGCGCTTAAAAATACACACcgactttaaattaaaatagaattgATTCAGATAAGTCATGTTATAAAAGCACAAAGAGCTTAATATAAAGGTACTTCCTAGACTCCTAGTGTTATTCCTAAGTACCAAATCTGGATCCTTAGCTAATTCACATGTAGTCATCAATTAAGGGAACAAGTTGAGAGATCAGTTCGTAAATTTTAGGAACTGCCTAACTAACCGTTCTCATAAAACTATTTTAATCATATAATGTTATGTAGCAAGCTGTTTTCCCAATAACAATTAGAAGAATATAGAAGAATTTCCAGCATTCACTCAAAGAATAGCTTGATAATGGGAACAAACCTGTGCAAGAAATGGCTAATCTTTTGCGAAGACTTGACAACATAAGTTGGCTGAACCATTTGTCCATCCACTTGTATCCTTCCTGATTTTACAGCACCAACCTGTTACTGTCAAGCACTTAATTTAGAACATAATTATGCAGaaaaaatggataaaaaaaGCACAGCAAAAAAAACAAGAATTGTATTATGATCTTTTATGCCCACATTCATACAGATTTGAAGCTCGACCATTGTTGGTTGGCAAAATTCTGTGCTTTTGATAGTGCTGTGCCCAAATAAGTTATGTCATAAAGGCCTGTTCAGCCCACTTCTGCTTTGACTTCTTCTATGAAAAGCAGCACtaagaaagaaaatttggaGTTTTTGCTTGTAGAGTTGGGAGCAGAAATAAAATTCTGAGGCTTAGAAGTAGAAGCGCGAATTCGGCAGTTCTGATTCTTTTGCCAATTGAAGCTGTTGGggatattataatataatacttCTCTTAACAGTACTACCTGGATAGCACTTTATAAAGCAGTACTGAGAAGCAAAATCTATTTATTCTGCGAACAAAAATCCGGAGCTTTTGACGATATTCGGTGCCTTAAAAGTACAAATtctaatttgaaacttctataaCTGATCCTGACCTCTTAATGTAATGAACAAGAACAAATATCGCGATCTCCTTGACTCCTCACTAAAATGCGATGCAAACTCCTACGCCTCAAGAGCAGAGACtcaaatttaaacttcaaattgtgTTTTGAGAAAGGAAGAGCACATACATAGTAATCGTATGGTCGTCCCTTGAACTCCTCCGCAAACAGATCCACTATGGTCTTCCCCGCCCACCGATTCTTAACCTACACCATTAACGAACCAATCCGTGaactcagagagagagagagagagcaagagagagagagagagagagagagggtttacGTGGGAGATGAACTCGAAGTAGTAGGGTCGAACGTATCGCTTCCCTGCAAGGAATCGATCGATTGAgatagaggaggaggaggaggaggaggaggaggaggatgagaaaaaagaaatcggGGATTAGGGCTTCGGAGTTATTACCGTTGCGGAAGATGTAGTCGTGGGGCTCCGGGAGGTTCGCCGGAGTTTGCCACACGATCTCCATTACACGGGAGAACTTGAGGAGAGAAGAGGGGCGATACTAATCGGGACTGCATAGAGGGTGGTGCGCCTCCGACGCATGCTTTCgcccgaatttttttttattagtagacttaaaaaaaagggttaatttcgtACATGTCTCCGTAAAATATTCAtgtaaagtttaaatttcataaattattcCTATAAAAATCATAATGTATTCATATATGTTTATACTGTTAGTTtccattagaaaaaattagttaactatGATTAAAATACCTAactatggttaattaataaggtgaatttataattttatccttcttcctcttcctcttcctcttcatctttctcttcatcttcctctcaAAATGGCCGTTgtcgtcgtcgccggcgaggaagAGATGCGGGCGATCGCGGTGGAGGAGGATCGGGTGGTGCTTCTCGTGGGAGATCGGCGCCGACCTCGCCATTcccggaggtggaggaggaggattaGGTGGTGCTCCTCGTGGGAGATCGGCGCCGACCTTGCCATCCCCAgtggtggaggaggatcggGCGGcgttcttcttcatcttcctattcttcttcttcgtatcctCTTTgtcctccttttctccttctttttcttctttgtcgtcattgctgctgccgccgcccaCTCTCGCAGCCcgagaaggaagagaaagaggaaaaaggcAACTGGAGCTTTTGGagtgatatatttgtgagggcaaaaatgtcatttcataagcatactgttaaaaaattaacggttctctaacggaTCTTAACGAGAGGGACATATCtaaatacattaggacttttgtaggaacaacttatgaaagttgaactttgcagggatatatctagAATTCGCTATATTTGCGGacacctgtatgcaattaaccctaaaaataaatactataataattataaaataaccatctaaaaaaattagtacaaaattatatttatacgGTGAATAAATTATCACTTTTTAAACACGATAAATTATTCAttgcttttttaaaaatactataataatttttagtatcATCTATACAAAACTATTAATTCCCGTGGCTTCTATCCGACGTGACAGAATTCTGTTGAATTTGGACCTACCTAACTACCAGCGTTATTATCACTTCCTCCATCCTTTCTATTGAATATTAGGTCCACCTCTACCAGATACTTCCTTTCATATATCCGATTTATCTCCCAATGTCGTCTCTTCATCTTCCCATTTACTTTCTCATTTAATAGACTAATCTTTTCATCTtccattttcattttcatttaatcaaataatctCCTCACCTTTCCATTTAAATAGAGTAATGGCATTTATCTTTCCATTTAATAGAATAATCTcctcacttttttatttaatagagTAATAGTGGGGAAAACGAGAATGCCATGCCTTTTCATAAGGCATCCTTTCAATTCACCTTCTTCTTTCCCAAAGTTTAAAACATGTACTGTTTGCTCTTCTAATGCCATGAGCATAATCGATGAAGCCCTTCGACCCCCCTCCATTACATTATACACGTTGTTGATAAGGCCGGCGATGGCATCGGTGTTGTCGACTTCCACCCctctccaaatctctctctctatttagaggaatatatatatatatatataaaagtacaataaaagtCGTTGTTTATTATGTTCTTCATGTGCGAATCTTTTTAGTGAGATAATTATACAAATGCTTTAAACAATTGTGGCTATGATGTTTACTCCATATATTGTGTGAGATAATTATAAAAATGCTTTAAACAATTGTGGCTATGATGTTTACTCCATATATTGtatcttcctctttttttttccttagtttACTTTCTTGGCATTCATTGCTTTTTTCTATTCATCGTCTATTTAAATCatgtatattaaaattatttttaagtataattctctatattattattattttattttttttttgagaaagaggtagactagctacctgcttcattcattgataaGTGAACTAGGCGAACAGTATGGAAGCAGCCAGGGCTTCCGGGgcaaaagaaaagcaagaacagaaacaaaacaagaaaaagaagaaaacagtAAAAagacgaaaagaaaagaaaaaaaaggaaaaaaatgagaaaGGATTAAAAAAGGTGGTGCGCAGAGGGTTACGTCGGAGAATCAGACCACAAATTTGTAAGAAGAGAAGCCCGCTCCAGAGCTCGGGTGGCATTAGGAGTCTTTGTTCTGAAAATGAGGTTGTTTCTTTCCGTCCAGACAACCCATCAAGTAGCCGCCAGGGAGGTTAAGGCCTTGGTTCTTTGAGCTGTGCTGGTAATTGCTGTTGTAGAGGTCCAAAGGGCCCGGACACAATCAGCATCGTCGATAGATAC
The nucleotide sequence above comes from Ananas comosus cultivar F153 linkage group 17, ASM154086v1, whole genome shotgun sequence. Encoded proteins:
- the LOC109723477 gene encoding RNA pseudouridine synthase 7, whose translation is MEIVWQTPANLPEPHDYIFRNGKRYVRPYYFEFISHVKNRWAGKTIVDLFAEEFKGRPYDYYVGAVKSGRIQVDGQMVQPTYVVKSSQKISHFLHRHEPPVMVGEVLILENEDDVLTICKPASVPVHPCGQYRKNTVVGILQAEHGLAPLFPVHRLDRLVSGLLIFAKNAEKAESFRQQIEAGLLQKEYIAIVVGVFPEGEKIVDANVNYNAREGRSTVEVNDQSGEVLKGKSACTKFQRITANGQFSVVLCKPITGRTHQIRVHLQYAGHPIANDMLYLSEGVSPHSTKRARTSDDRVASNLPLPPQSDSTRTDQCTGDDLVPDEEFSIDPVCTNCPNLGPKGYDGDEQGLWLHCVRYTGPGWSYECPYPEWAFLT